A genomic window from Malassezia vespertilionis chromosome 6, complete sequence includes:
- a CDS encoding HECT-type E3 ubiquitin transferase (COG:S; EggNog:ENOG503PKJH): MHSDCRPASPRKRALHADDEGRAVQRKRGESSIEYVVEYQRNIQRATALVCPEMRVDGMHVVCLVEDGQRISVTFECISATQRTSIRFFTEWPLIPGRYEGEAQEQVFVIVLQARPAQMLATADTVLRTPWTHCALQGAAITELQCIACGTPCAAFSNAASLRALPSENWEELVDAWMCHGDQKLNTSVTKGREGVDPMRIPAPEELWISSLLLKLASTQLTASTIVSPCKSIGPWEKASVGTLPRQAVFNRLAAAHSRSG, translated from the exons CGGACTGTCGTCCAGCGAGTCCTCGGAAACGTGCATTGCATGCGGACGATGAAGggcgtgcagtgcagcgAAAGCGCGGAGAGTCGAGTATCGAGTATGTTGTAGAGTACCAACGCAATATCCAGCGCGCAACTGCGCTTGTATGTCCTGAAATGCGCGTCGATGGCATGCACGTTGTATGCCTCGTTGAAGACGGCCAGCGCATCAGCGTCACGTTCGAATGCATCTCAGCGACCCAGCGCACATCCATACGCTTCTTCACAGAGTGGCCACTAATTCCTGGGCGGTACGAAGGCGAGGCGCAAGAGCAAGTGTTTGTCATTGTACTGCAGGCGCGGCCTGCGCAGATGCTGGCCACTGCAGACACGGTCCTTCGCACACCATGGACccattgcgcgctgcagggTGCGGCGATTACGGAGCTGCAGTGTATAGCATGTggcacgccgtgcgccgcgttttCTAatgcggcgtcgctgcgtgcgctgcctTCGGAAAATTGGGAAGAGTTGGTAGACGCGTGGATGTGCCACGGCGACCAAAAGCTGAATACGAGCGTCACGAAAGGACGCGAAGGCGTGGATCCCATGCGGATTCCTGCGCCGGAAGAACTATGGATTTCGAGCCTTTTGCTCAAGCTGGCGAGCACACAGCTGACGGCGAGCACAATTGTCTCGCCTTGCAAGAGCATTGGACCTTGGGAG AAGGCCAGCGTTGGGACACTACCACGGCAAGCGGTCTTTAATAggcttgctgcagcgcattcgCGTTCTG